Within Halococcus sediminicola, the genomic segment GTCGCCACCGCCTACGGCAGCCAGTCAGAGGAGGTCGAGATCACCGTCGAGCCGACGGCGGGCAAACGCCGCGTCGACATCGACGAATCGCTCATCGAGCGCTCGGACGACAACGTCGGGTCGGGACGGACATCGACACAGCCGACGCGAACAACGGGGACGCCGGGCAGTCTCGATAGGTCCACGCTGCTCGGGGCCACGGCGCTGATCGTTCTGGTAGGCATCGCGCTGCTGTTCGTCGAGGGTGTCGCGCTCTACGTTGGCGCGCTCGCGGTGCTCGTCGGACTCGTCGTCGCCGGCTACCTCCTGCTCTACTGACTCTTCTCGCGTAGACTCTCGAACTCCCCCTCGGCCAGCCGTTTCGCCCGGAGATAGCGCGCCCGATACCGGTTCGCGCCGTCGCCGACGTCGGCCTCGCGGATCTCGTCGACACGTCCATCCGCGACCGCATCGACCAGTTCGCCCAACTGCGAGCGCTCGCTCGGCGTGAGTTCGAGTTCGTAGGTTCGGGTCTCTTCGCTTTCGAGGATGGCGAACTGTCTGGCGGCCGCGACGACGAGCGAGCACGGCTCTCGACACGGGAATTCGCCGTCCCCGCGAGGCACGTCGAGAGTCGTCTCACTGTCCTCGTCCCACTCGCGGCGCTTGAGACATTGTGAATCGACACAGCAGGTTTCGGCCAGCCGCTCGACGCCGTCGACGTCGAGGTCGTCGACCACGTCGTAGATTCCGGTCTGGCGCTCGGCGGTCTCGCGGAAGTGAGTGACGTCGAGGTCGCTCTGCCGCTCACGATACCAGTTGGCGACCGTCGCCGGGTAGAAAAATTCCACCGTTCGAACGAGGTCGCGTCCGTCGAGGTCGGGGAAGCGCCAGCCCTCTCGAAGGGTGGGCGCGGTCTTCAGCGGGCGATACTCACCAGTATCATCGAGCGTGGCGATGTCGCGTGCCTCGCGCGGGTCGTGATAGCTGTCGAGGTTCTCGACGTCGGCGTCGGCCGTATGACGGAGCTCGTAGCTGCGCTCGCCGTCGGTGCCGAGCGTCGCAGTGACGAGCAGCTGTCCCCACTCGCGCGTGAGCCCGTCGACGAGTGTCTCGTAGCGCTCGCGCACGCCGAGTTCGCTCGCGTGTTCGATCCACCGGAGAAACGCCCCGTTCGTCTCGCTC encodes:
- a CDS encoding DUF7524 family protein, which encodes MAESVSGTLAVHLNRADLHSVELPDSFASSDSFVVELDNHGEATHVHLRLDDALSEIAAIPTSNHYVRPGATVRVPVRVHESGPVTGVLTVATAYGSQSEEVEITVEPTAGKRRVDIDESLIERSDDNVGSGRTSTQPTRTTGTPGSLDRSTLLGATALIVLVGIALLFVEGVALYVGALAVLVGLVVAGYLLLY
- a CDS encoding DR2241 family protein, with amino-acid sequence MNDSQLRALREATADGVTCDGLSASRDDAGYTFATPEVHHESLTETEFDALATENPWFVSNWHYWRDTSETNGAFLRWIEHASELGVRERYETLVDGLTREWGQLLVTATLGTDGERSYELRHTADADVENLDSYHDPREARDIATLDDTGEYRPLKTAPTLREGWRFPDLDGRDLVRTVEFFYPATVANWYRERQSDLDVTHFRETAERQTGIYDVVDDLDVDGVERLAETCCVDSQCLKRREWDEDSETTLDVPRGDGEFPCREPCSLVVAAARQFAILESEETRTYELELTPSERSQLGELVDAVADGRVDEIREADVGDGANRYRARYLRAKRLAEGEFESLREKSQ